In Molothrus aeneus isolate 106 chromosome 11, BPBGC_Maene_1.0, whole genome shotgun sequence, a genomic segment contains:
- the LOC136561424 gene encoding hydrocephalus-inducing protein homolog: MRPALGSPGSAATAPPGPLRLCSPKTPAGKRLTPSAFQKEMSLSTKQRLARAKKLRLPQAVQPQDKPGTSHHKFSAADPEQSSIQPCPPEVVFQNYSPSEVCEVPLVLRNRDKVPHLVKVTMKSSPYFQLVGPNDACRKVPPGLYMTVRILFTPGQKKDYFHQLLCTTEREEFIVPIWAIGARAILDFPDQLDFSECPVKHSTQKTLLVRNVGNRTAHYQLSTQSPFSVIPTMGALDVGDAVQVAVEFQPLKTGDHSGSLVVHYDTGEDTHTSLHARAVDAHIGLDRNTVTLEKTYISMSNSATVLIHNRSDITARFQWKAVATEEQEDQLRLRRYHGIYQQQRQKLYGFLKEREVDITCQERLALLNHTFQSEVAKIRGDPMLLDNDIFSLQPKLQHCQQHEGALFPIAAFGIAPKAVPSLRLQAHLVQDGVQ, translated from the exons ATGCGGCCCGCTCTGGGCTCGCCTGGCTCGGCCGCCACAGCGCCCCCGGGGCCGCTGCGCCTCTGCTCCCCCAAAACACCCGCGGGGAAAAGA CTGACTCCCTCTGCGTTCCAGAAGGAGATGTCTCTGAGCACCAAGCAGAGGCTGGCCAGAGCTAAGAAGCTGAGGCTGCCTCAGGCTGTCCAGCCTCAAGACAAGCCTGGGACCTCCCATCACAAG TTCTCAGCAGCtgacccagagcagagctcaatTCAGCCTTGCCCACCAGAGGTGGTGTTTCAGAACTACAGCCCCAGTGAGGTCTGTGAAGTGCCGCTGGTTCTGAGGAACAGGGACAAG GTTCCTCACTTGGTGAAGGTCACCATGAAGAGCTCACCTTATTTCCAGCTGGTGGGCCCCAATGACGCGTGCCGCAAGGTGCCACCGGGCCTCTACATGACTGTCCGCATCCTCTTCACCCCTGGGCAGAAAAAG GATTATTTCCACCAGCTCCTGTGCACCACTGAAAGGGAAGAGTTCATTGTGCCAATTTGGGCCATCGGTGCCCGAGCCATCCTGGACTTTCCTGACCAGCTGGACTTCTCCGAGTGTCCGGTCAAGCACAGCACCCAGAAGACTCTGCTGGTTCGCAATGTCGGTAACCGGACAGCTCATTACCAGCTGAGCACCCAGAG CCCTTTCTCTGTCATTCCGACCATGGGAGCTCTGGATGTTGGTGACGCTGTGCAGGTGGCAGTGGAATTTCAGCCACTGAAGACTGGTGACCATTCTGGGTCCCTTGTTGTGCACTACGACACAG GTGAAGACACCCACACAAGCCTTCATGCAAGAGCTGTGGATGCCCACATCGGGCTGGACAGGAATACTGTGACCCTGGAGAAGACGTACATCAGCATGTCAAACAGCGCAACTGTGCTCATCCACAACCGCAGTGATATCACAGCCCGCTTCCAGTGGAAGGCTGTTGCTACTGAGGAACAGGAGGATCAGCTGAGGCTGAG GCGGTATCACGGGATATAtcagcagcaaaggcagaagTTGTATGGTTTTCTGAAGGAGCGTGAAGTGGACATCACTTGCCAAGAACGCCTTGCTCTTCTCAACCACACCTTCCAGAGTGAGGTAGCAAAGATCAGAGGGGATCCCATGCTGTTAGACAACGACATTTTCTCCCTTCAGCCGAAG ctccagcactgccagcagcacgaGGGGGCACTTTTCCCGATAGCTGCCTTCGGGATAGCgcctaaggcagtgcccagcttgcggctgcaggcacaccttgtgcaggacggAGTCCAGTAA
- the LOC136561425 gene encoding hydrocephalus-inducing protein homolog, translating into MRQEQAARMLKEVDDFTQSLRDKVQSDQLPEYPRLQVGFEGFSISVDEPQTSLEAEEAFSILPMSGVLQPGESQQVSFTYSGHLNTISDVTALCHVEGGPTYEVLVTGEISRVRYSVRPQEINCGSQMFNEVHRSDVTLVNSGKIEFNWVLKPSPADKCLPGVFLVNPTTGSLAPGKKRVLKFSYMPGLPGAFSRTYQLKVGDLQPENICLKGEASFPMISLDLPWSIRGNEKYEKTLKRLIKRQQIYDPSYKSVVLKKPQSPKIETLKSQTLKTQNPKTQDLQPSVLASGTVSDTQLQIKMMGMLMEKAALELQQKLTSHPLKSRFPDKELCQSLAKAELLEYVLDMGPVLRGYTETCSLKITNPGQIHVSFKVDVSVLQDTGFSVGLDQMICLPPNNSVDFDVCFESAHKPYGDVEVLLPIEVTKGPMYSIRIRATVSEVSLTLTKNRLQFSDILVGQCQVETIQLYNRFPESCKWFIASNKPALKNSHLKFMTPAVRQKVQVLVDEPCPFDVTPSQGTLDPGKWQDLQIQFTPEEERSYKNELEFIICGSSNRLKLHLSGQGLEPRLEFRPPALKMGGMLVDSNGVEATVVVKNPCNFPTESHSLDFDEQYLEEEKILRMAVGSEYQKSFFMPPRAMGETLPPEVLQDHEAQMRPKAQQAELKPMAEAKARAESEAKAKAMGKAATELQREKALQRKAECILQTDEDEYDALPKEKKAEVDKIILERKLIWRKKELKQLAQKREEEAKALEEEERQKEEERRKEEEKQKKDKKGVSVGKQPPKPEKGKTKPPEKKETKAPEGKETKAPERKETMIPEKKNKPPEKKETKPPEKKETKILKKETKPPEKKNKPPEKETKSPERKETKIPEKETKAPKKGEAKAPEKGEPKTSKKDETKAPEKGGTKAQKKGRTKAPKKGETEIPEDAAEMENLIQRFQIYESLQQNFSYWNRVQGTVQIPVIQKGNTFQHAAGNKGQKTNKPQEKVKKKPEQKCRDQSNL; encoded by the exons ATGAGACAGGAGCAGGCAGCCAGAATGCTGAAAGAAGTGGATGATTTTACCCAGTCTTTAAGAGACAAG GTGCAATCAGATCAACTTCCTGAATACCCTCGCCTCCAAGTAGGGTTTGAGGGATTCAGCATCTCCGTGGACGAACCGCAGACTTCCCTCGAAGCGGAGGAG GCTTTCAGTATCCTGCCAATGTCAggtgtgctgcagccaggtgagagccagCAGGTCTCCTTCACCTACTCTGGCCACCTCAACACCATCTCCGATGTCACGGCGCTGTGCCACGTGGAGGGAGGCCCCACCTACGAGGTGCTGGTGACCGGGGAGATCTCACGTGTCCGCTACTCCGTGAGGCCCCAGGAGATCAACTGTGGCTCACAG ATGTTTAATGAAGTTCATCGCAGCGATGTCACCCTGGTGAACAGTGGCAAGATTGAATTCAACTGGGTGCTAAAGCCTAGCCCTGCAGACAAGTGTCTGCCTGGTGTGTTTCTGGTCAACCCCACCACT ggttCCCTTGCACCTGGCAAGAAGCGAGTGCTGAAATTCTCTTACATGCCAGGATTACCAGGAGCCTTCAGCAGGACTTACCAGCTTAAAGTGGGTGACCTGCAACCAGAAAATATCTGCCTGAAAGGAGAAGCATCCTTTCCCATGATCAGTCTGGACCTGCCCTGGAGCATCAGAG gaaatgaaaaatatgagaAGACACTGAAACGGCTCATAAAACGCCAGCAAATATACGATCCCAGCTATAAATCAGTTGTTCTGAAGAAGCCTCAGAGCCCAAAGATTGAGACCTTGAAGTCTCAGACCTTGAAGACTCAGAACCCAAAGACTCAGGACCTGCAGCCCAGCGTGCTTGCCTCTGGCACTGTA TCAGACACTCAGCTGCAGATAAAGATGATGGGGATGCTGATGGAgaaggctgctctggagctgcagcaaaaGCTCACATCCCATCCCCTGAAGAGCAGGTTCCCTGAcaaggagctgtgccagagTCTTGCCAA agctgagctgctcgaGTATGTCCTGGACATGGGCCCTGTCCTTAGGGGTTACACTGAGACATGCTCTCTGAAGATCACCAACCCTGGGCAGATCCATGTGTCCTTCAAGGTCGATGTATCtgtcctgcaggacacag GTTTCAGTGTGGGCCTGGACCAGATGATTTGTCTGCCCCCCAACAACAGCGTGGACTTTGACGTGTGCTTTGAAAGTGCCCACAAGCCATATGGTGATGTGGAAGTGCTGCTGCCCATAGAG GTGACAAAAGGCCCTATGTACAGCATCCGCATCCGTGCCACTGTGTCTGAAGTGTCACTCACCCTCACCAAGAACAGACTGCAGTTCTCTGACATCCTTgttgggcagtgccaggttgAGACCATCCAACTCTACAACCGGTTCCCAGAATCCTGCAAATGGTTCATTGCTTCCAACAAGCCTGCTCTGAAG AATAGTCACCTCAAATTCATGACACCAGCCGTACGTCAGAAGGTGCAGGTTCTGGTGGATGAGCCCTGTCCCTTTGACGTGACGCCCTCCCAAGGAACCCTTGATCCAGGAAAGTGGCAGGATCTGCAAATCCAGTTTACACCCGAGGAGGAG AGGTCTTACAAGAATGAGCTGGAGTTTATCATTTGTGGGAGCAGCAATCGCTTAAAGCTGCACCTCTCAGGACAAGGTCTGGAGCCACGGTTGGAGTTCAGACCCCCAGCACTAAAGATGGGAGGGATGCTGGTGGACAGCAATGGGGTGGAGGCCACAGTGGTGGTGAAGAACCCATGCAACTTCCCCACTGAGTCTCACTCACTGGATTTTGATGAGCAGTACCTTGAGGAGGAGAAG ATCCTGCGGATGGCAGTGGGGTCTGAGTACCAAAAGAGCTTTTTTATGCCTCCACGTGCCATGGGTGAGACACTGCctccagaggtgctgcaggaccACGAAGCACAGATGAGGCCAAAGGCTCAACAGGCAGAGCTCAAGCCCATGGCAGAAGCCAAGGCCAGGGCTGAGTCTGAGGCCAAGGCCAAGGCCATGGGCAAGGCAGCAACAG AACTGCAGCGAgagaaagctctgcagaggaaagCAGAATGTATCTTACAAACGGATGAGGATGAGTATGATGCCCTCCCTAaggagaagaaagcagaagtggATAAAATAATACTGGAAAGGAAGCTTATATGGAGGAAAAA GGAGCTGAAGCAGCTGGCTCAAAAGCGTGAGGAAGAGGCAAAAGCCTtagaggaggaagagaggcagaaggaggaagaaaggcggaaggaggaagagaagcagaagaaggacaagaaggGTGTCTCTGTGGGGAAGCAACCTCCAAAACCGGAGAAGGGGAAAACCAAACccccagagaagaaggaaaccaaGGCTCCAGAGGGGAAGGAAACCAAGGCTCCAGAGAGGAAGGAAACCATGAtcccagagaagaaaaacaaacctccagaaaagaaggaaaccaAACCCCCAGAGAAGAAGGAGACGAAAATCCTAAAGAAGGAAACCAAACCgccagagaagaaaaacaaacctccAGAAAAGGAAACTAAATCcccagagagaaaggaaaccaAAATCCCAGAGAAGGAAACCAAAGCTCCAAAGAAGGGGGAAGCAAAAGCCCCAGAGAAGGGGGAACCCAAAACCTCAAAGAAGGATGAAACCAAAGCCCCAGAGAAGGGGGGAACCAAAGCCCAAAAGAAGGGGAGAACCAAAGCCCCAAAGAAGGGAGAAACTGAAATCCCAGAGGACGCAGCTGAGATGGAGAACTTGATCCAGAGGTTTCAGATCTATGAGTCATTGCAGCAGAATTTCTCCTACTGGAACAGAGTTCAGGGTACTGTGCAGATACCTGTGATCCAAAAGGGAAACACGTTCCAGCATGCAGCTGGAAACAAAGGTCAGAAGACCAATAAGCCTcaggagaaggtgaagaagaaaccTGAACAAAAATGTAGAGACCAAAGCAATCTTTAG
- the NUDT7 gene encoding peroxisomal coenzyme A diphosphatase NUDT7 — translation MAAEREGPGPAAGACPCPGDERGTAGGCRCSVLPAPGHGAMEKARQRLREFDIGDRFSRLPLPRAAVLLPLMVRGGRLHLLLTVRSLQLRRSPGEVCFPGGKREDTDKDDIDTALREAKEEVGLQPEKVEVICRLMPGIDKMNNLVTPVVGFIEDTFQVTPNPDEVSEVFVVPLEYFVKPLNYKTFSYKTSSGYSTRIHCFIYHDQEHRKSFKIWGLTAHFAVFLALVIFGERPTFEVDYDLDNLFSSSENYFTNLYASIHERKKSNL, via the exons aTGGCGGCGGagcgggaggggccgggcccCGCTGCCGGGGCCTGTCCGTGCCCGGGGGATGAGCGGGGCACGGCCGGAGGCTGCCGGTGCTCCGTTCTGCCCGCTCCTGGGCACGGGGCCATGGAGAAGGCCCGGCAGCGCCTGAGGGAGTTCGATATCGGGGACAGGTTCTCCCGCCTGCCGCTGCCCAGAGCCGCCGTGCTGCTGCCGCTGATGGTGCGAGGGGGGCGGCTGCACCTGCTGCTCACCGTCCGCTCCCTGCAG CTGAGAAGATCACCAGGGGAAGTCTGCTTTCCAGGAGGTAAAAGGGAAGACACTGATAAAGATGACATTGACACTGCTCTCCGAGAAGCTAAAGAAGAAGTGGGTCTTCAGCCAGAGAAGGTGGAAGTCATCTGTAGGCTGATGCCTGGAATTGATAAA aTGAATAACTTGGTGACACCAGTTGTAGGATTTATAGAGGATACATTCCAGGTCACTCCTAACCCAGATGAAGTCAGCGAGGTTTTTGTTGTGCCTTTGGAGTACTTTGTCAAGCCCTTAAATTACAAGACCTTCTCTTATAAAACCTCCTCAGGGTACTCAACTCGCATACACTGCTTTATATACCATGACCAGGAACACAGAAAGTCATTCAAGATATGGGGACTGACTGCACACTTTGCTGTGTTTCTTGCTCTTGTAATTTTTGGAGAGAGACCTACCTTTGAAGTGGATTATGATCTTGACAACTTATTTTCATCCTCTGAGAATTACTTCACTAATTTGTATGCATCTATacatgaaagaaagaagagtaATCTGTGA